A single Oleidesulfovibrio alaskensis DSM 16109 DNA region contains:
- the fliM gene encoding flagellar motor switch protein FliM, with product MNKILAQDEVDALLRGLSGGEIETESDIPEDDSGIVSFDLANQDRIIRGRMPVLEIVNDRFARLCTNALSNAVRKRVELNPISIDMTKFGDFMRSLPVPTSINIFKMEPLRGNAIIVVDSRLVFALVENFFGGAGSQPKIEGREFTRIEQAIVDRVIKIALDNMEESWRPVHEVNLELVRSEINPQFAAIVPPSDVVVVITFEVELESAIGSLVMCLPYATIEPIRSKLHASFQTERLEVDHAWVARLKERLLETPVEMKIRFGETKITGNQLLRLKVGDVLLLDTDTDDLLEGTVEGVRKFWGISGIVKANKAFQVIREEEPRYT from the coding sequence ATGAACAAAATTCTGGCACAGGATGAAGTGGATGCCCTGTTACGGGGGCTTTCCGGCGGCGAGATAGAAACAGAATCCGATATACCGGAGGATGATTCCGGCATTGTGTCTTTTGACCTTGCCAATCAGGACAGAATCATCCGCGGGCGTATGCCGGTTCTGGAAATCGTCAACGACCGCTTTGCCCGTCTGTGCACCAACGCGCTGAGCAACGCCGTGCGCAAGCGTGTGGAACTGAACCCCATATCCATAGATATGACCAAGTTCGGTGACTTTATGCGCTCGCTGCCCGTGCCTACCAGCATCAATATTTTCAAGATGGAACCGCTGCGCGGCAATGCCATCATCGTGGTCGATTCACGCCTTGTTTTCGCTCTGGTGGAAAACTTTTTCGGCGGGGCAGGCAGTCAGCCCAAAATTGAAGGCCGCGAGTTCACGCGCATAGAACAGGCCATTGTGGACAGGGTTATCAAAATTGCGCTTGATAACATGGAAGAATCGTGGCGGCCGGTGCATGAGGTGAACCTTGAGCTGGTCCGTTCTGAAATCAACCCGCAGTTTGCTGCCATTGTGCCGCCCAGTGACGTTGTTGTGGTCATCACCTTTGAGGTGGAACTGGAATCGGCCATCGGTTCGCTGGTTATGTGTCTGCCGTATGCCACCATCGAACCTATCCGTTCGAAGCTGCATGCCAGCTTTCAGACCGAGCGGCTGGAAGTGGACCATGCATGGGTTGCCCGTCTGAAGGAGCGTCTGCTGGAAACTCCGGTGGAAATGAAAATACGCTTCGGGGAGACGAAGATAACCGGCAACCAGCTGTTGCGGCTGAAAGTGGGCGACGTGCTGCTGCTTGATACCGATACTGATGATCTGCTGGAAGGCACCGTGGAAGGGGTGCGCAAATTCTGGGGAATAAGCGGTATTGTCAAGGCTAATAAAGCATTTCAGGTCATCCGTGAGGAAGAACCCAGATATACCTGA
- a CDS encoding ASKHA domain-containing protein has translation MPVITITDHLGNSTEAEAPAGAPLSRAVYTSGAVPAPPLCSGIGRCGLCRMRISPAPVPHADDLAFFSPARLQQGWRLGCRHSVSDGLRITLPHIPPVQSATRPAKTTGQLGLAVDLGTTSLHWAAVDTAADTLSIVAQGQETNPQMGAGSEVMSRLAAAADPAVRGRLAALVKSRLAALTDFLHRETGQPVTSLCVAGNAAMTYILLDLPVEGLSRAPYRLDYRGDETVRLCGTAHNTDTPLPPVYIPPVPAPFVGADISAGMATLLCDESAPPPYPFVLADLGTNGEFVLALSPAHSIVTSVAMGPALEGIGMTHGSMACPGAATAFSATPLGLVPAVLDAQGIPVVSPPASLRPADIKAGAMAAAQSIRSISGTGYLSLITVLLQTGVITPDGQFNTQPSSVAGRRLARAVVHDSPQAPTQGACLRLNASVTLSARDIEEILKVKAAFSLAFERLLCEASLSPADVRRVFLAGALGQHVSPADLETLGFLPRGLAQCTTAAGNTALRGAMHMLTRHHCRTRAAQWSAGAIVADLTSDPAFTTNFMRHMRFS, from the coding sequence ATGCCCGTCATCACCATTACAGACCATCTAGGCAACAGCACCGAAGCAGAAGCGCCCGCAGGCGCCCCGCTTTCGCGCGCGGTATACACCAGCGGCGCCGTGCCCGCACCGCCGCTGTGTTCCGGCATCGGACGCTGCGGACTGTGCCGCATGCGCATCAGTCCCGCGCCGGTTCCCCACGCCGACGATTTGGCCTTTTTTTCTCCAGCCCGGCTGCAGCAGGGCTGGCGGCTGGGCTGCCGCCACAGCGTCAGCGACGGATTGCGCATAACTCTGCCGCACATACCGCCGGTACAAAGCGCCACACGGCCCGCAAAAACCACCGGACAACTGGGGCTGGCGGTTGACCTGGGCACCACAAGCCTGCACTGGGCCGCGGTAGACACAGCAGCAGACACCCTCAGCATTGTGGCGCAGGGACAGGAGACAAACCCGCAGATGGGTGCAGGCAGCGAGGTCATGTCGCGGCTGGCTGCGGCCGCTGATCCGGCAGTGCGCGGCAGGCTGGCGGCTCTGGTCAAAAGCAGGCTGGCCGCCCTGACAGATTTTCTGCACCGCGAAACAGGACAGCCGGTCACCTCGCTCTGTGTGGCCGGCAACGCTGCCATGACATACATTCTGCTCGACCTGCCGGTGGAAGGCCTGAGCCGGGCACCTTACAGGCTGGATTACCGCGGCGATGAAACCGTCCGGCTGTGCGGCACGGCGCACAATACAGACACCCCGCTGCCGCCGGTTTACATTCCGCCGGTTCCCGCACCTTTTGTCGGAGCGGACATCAGCGCCGGAATGGCCACACTGCTGTGCGATGAATCCGCACCGCCTCCGTATCCTTTTGTTCTGGCCGATCTGGGCACAAACGGCGAATTTGTACTGGCGCTGTCTCCCGCACATTCAATAGTGACCAGTGTGGCCATGGGCCCCGCTCTCGAGGGCATAGGCATGACCCACGGCAGCATGGCCTGCCCGGGCGCGGCCACGGCATTCAGCGCCACCCCGCTCGGTCTGGTGCCCGCAGTGCTGGATGCGCAGGGCATCCCTGTCGTCAGCCCTCCGGCATCGCTGCGCCCCGCCGACATAAAAGCGGGAGCCATGGCCGCAGCACAGAGCATCCGCAGCATAAGCGGCACCGGCTACCTTTCGCTCATCACTGTTCTGCTGCAGACAGGGGTCATCACTCCTGACGGGCAGTTCAACACACAGCCGTCCTCCGTGGCGGGCCGCAGACTGGCACGCGCCGTTGTGCATGACAGCCCGCAGGCCCCGACTCAGGGAGCCTGCCTGCGTCTCAATGCCTCGGTTACACTTTCGGCCCGCGACATTGAAGAGATTCTAAAGGTGAAAGCCGCTTTCTCGCTTGCTTTTGAACGCCTGCTGTGCGAAGCCTCGCTCTCGCCGGCGGATGTGCGCCGTGTCTTTCTGGCAGGTGCGCTGGGACAGCACGTTTCTCCGGCCGATCTTGAAACACTGGGCTTTCTGCCCCGCGGACTGGCACAATGCACCACGGCGGCGGGCAATACCGCCCTGCGGGGCGCCATGCACATGCTCACCCGCCATCACTGCCGTACCCGCGCCGCGCAATGGAGCGCAGGCGCCATTGTGGCCGATCTGACTTCAGACCCCGCATTCACCACCAACTTCATGCGCCATATGCGCTTTTCATAA
- a CDS encoding small ribosomal subunit Rsm22 family protein: MHQGILTPPTRQTQDILARYRQILAGVMPLRQAHRRELPYAIRDLSRVLTSERTDMRKGYWTAPRQISAYVHYFLPWNLYRLSWLLPSLDLKLDTPARGDSPPVLLDLGSGPLTMAQALWICRPELRSVPLTFICADMSSKPMEQGLELLTALARSEGAELAWRVKLVRAPLEAVLRENRGKIDLLTGANVLNELRPGKRQQPGERMESVIRGIASALRRGGHMLMMEPGTRHGGQTLSRARSNLMECGCAPLAPCPHYGECPMNGSADNAWCHFNMPSHLAPDWLRQLTGEARFEKRNVSLSYLYACRVPPASGEAVQESRPVAPIRPPARPAPVSEADAEDILDEWDDWDDDTGTVTAHFPQRDTGLVRVISEPFSVQDHPASARYCCSAYGLTLLRNSERIRSGALVPVCWPLDIHDRRWRDAKSGAVMVEARTYTGSPAAETDCAPALRAARPQQPADRRNDRYRTHPDTQPDTRPRRHSDAQSGRRANDNRRDDERRNDGRRDDGRRDDGRKTRHDGSRPDRKGPQAADPAKKGADRHKGKNTAGSSRKPKKTTKPAPSSGGRRGR; encoded by the coding sequence ATGCATCAAGGAATACTCACTCCGCCTACGCGGCAGACTCAGGATATTCTGGCCCGTTACAGACAGATACTGGCCGGAGTCATGCCGCTGCGTCAGGCACACCGGCGCGAACTGCCCTATGCCATCCGCGATCTTTCACGCGTACTGACCAGCGAGCGCACAGACATGCGCAAAGGCTACTGGACAGCCCCCAGACAGATCAGCGCCTACGTACACTATTTTCTTCCGTGGAACCTGTACCGGCTGTCATGGCTGCTGCCTTCGCTGGACCTGAAGCTGGACACCCCGGCGCGGGGGGATTCTCCTCCGGTGCTGCTCGATCTGGGCAGCGGGCCGCTGACCATGGCTCAGGCCCTGTGGATATGCCGCCCCGAACTGCGCAGCGTACCGCTGACGTTCATCTGTGCCGACATGTCTTCCAAACCCATGGAACAGGGACTGGAGCTGCTGACCGCACTGGCCCGTTCGGAAGGTGCGGAACTGGCATGGCGCGTAAAACTGGTACGCGCTCCGCTGGAGGCGGTTCTGCGTGAAAACAGAGGGAAAATCGACCTGCTGACAGGCGCCAATGTGCTCAACGAACTGCGCCCCGGAAAACGGCAGCAGCCCGGCGAACGCATGGAGTCCGTTATCAGAGGCATAGCATCGGCGCTGCGCCGCGGCGGACACATGCTGATGATGGAACCGGGCACTCGCCACGGCGGGCAGACGCTGTCGCGCGCAAGAAGCAATCTTATGGAATGCGGCTGCGCCCCGCTGGCACCCTGCCCCCACTACGGTGAATGTCCCATGAACGGCAGCGCTGACAATGCTTGGTGTCATTTCAATATGCCGTCTCATCTGGCACCGGACTGGCTGCGGCAGCTGACCGGCGAAGCACGGTTTGAAAAGCGCAACGTCAGCCTGAGCTATCTGTACGCATGCCGCGTGCCGCCCGCTTCCGGCGAGGCAGTTCAGGAATCCCGTCCCGTTGCCCCCATCCGCCCACCGGCACGCCCTGCACCTGTTTCCGAAGCGGATGCAGAAGACATTCTGGATGAATGGGATGACTGGGACGACGATACAGGCACCGTCACCGCACATTTTCCGCAGCGCGACACCGGTCTGGTCCGGGTGATTTCCGAACCGTTCTCAGTGCAGGACCATCCCGCCAGTGCACGCTACTGCTGTTCCGCATACGGCCTGACCTTGCTGCGCAACTCGGAACGTATCCGCTCGGGTGCGCTTGTGCCTGTATGCTGGCCGCTGGACATCCACGACCGTCGCTGGCGTGACGCCAAATCAGGCGCAGTCATGGTGGAAGCGCGGACATATACCGGCAGTCCGGCTGCAGAGACAGACTGCGCCCCCGCCCTGCGTGCGGCCCGGCCACAGCAACCGGCAGACCGGCGCAACGACCGGTACCGCACACACCCCGATACGCAGCCCGATACCCGTCCCCGCCGGCATTCCGATGCACAATCCGGCAGGCGTGCAAATGACAACCGCAGGGATGACGAACGCAGAAACGACGGACGCAGGGATGACGGACGCAGGGATGACGGGCGGAAAACACGCCACGACGGCAGCCGGCCTGACAGAAAAGGCCCTCAGGCAGCCGACCCCGCGAAAAAGGGTGCGGACCGGCACAAAGGGAAAAACACGGCAGGCAGCAGCCGCAAGCCGAAAAAAACAACAAAACCGGCACCGTCATCGGGCGGCAGACGAGGACGGTAA
- the lipB gene encoding lipoyl(octanoyl) transferase LipB, protein MQIIDLGCIPYAEAVEIQTGRVQEVAAGAENTLYLLEHPKVITFGRNGGRENLHVDDSTLASMGIEVAQTTRGGNITCHFPGQLVAYPVFRIAGRPGGMRALFYSLEEVVIRTLARFGLQAFRSEGRPGVWIENRKICSIGIAMRRWTSYHGLALNVCRDVSLFDMITLCGLTDARATSLQAECNDDSITLQEVKDVCAGEFRAVFAHPPVAAHQNSV, encoded by the coding sequence ATGCAGATTATCGATCTGGGGTGCATACCCTACGCCGAAGCCGTGGAAATACAGACCGGACGGGTGCAGGAGGTTGCCGCAGGAGCGGAAAACACCCTGTACCTGCTGGAACACCCGAAGGTCATAACCTTCGGGCGCAACGGCGGCCGCGAAAACCTGCACGTGGACGACAGCACTCTGGCTTCCATGGGTATAGAGGTGGCGCAGACCACCCGCGGCGGCAACATAACCTGCCATTTTCCCGGCCAGCTTGTCGCCTACCCCGTCTTCCGCATTGCGGGGCGCCCCGGTGGCATGCGGGCCCTGTTTTACAGTCTTGAGGAAGTGGTCATCAGGACGCTGGCCCGTTTCGGGCTGCAGGCCTTCCGCAGTGAAGGCCGCCCCGGTGTCTGGATAGAAAACCGCAAAATATGCTCCATCGGCATTGCCATGCGCCGGTGGACCTCGTACCACGGGCTGGCACTCAACGTGTGCCGCGATGTAAGCCTGTTTGACATGATAACGCTGTGCGGCCTGACAGATGCCCGCGCCACGTCACTGCAGGCCGAATGTAACGATGACAGCATCACCCTGCAGGAGGTGAAAGATGTCTGCGCAGGAGAATTCCGCGCCGTTTTTGCGCATCCCCCCGTGGCTGCGCACCAGAATTCCGTGTAA
- the lipA gene encoding lipoyl synthase, producing MSAQENSAPFLRIPPWLRTRIPCNRTYTATRELIGDLNLHTVCQSAKCPNMFECFSSRTATFLILGGTCTRNCAFCNIEPGDVLPPDAGEPQRVALAAARLELKHVVITSVTRDDLPDGGAAHFAATIQAVRSRLPRCTVEVLIPDFQGDAAALQTVLQARPDVLNHNVETPPAHYSRIRPQADYSQSLELLRRARAAGFTVKSGLMTGLGETDAEVLGVIDDLCATGCNIVTVGQYMRPSRSHPAVQRYVHPDMFEEYAAYGRARGIPHMFCAPLVRSSYNASMFVQEKN from the coding sequence ATGTCTGCGCAGGAGAATTCCGCGCCGTTTTTGCGCATCCCCCCGTGGCTGCGCACCAGAATTCCGTGTAACCGCACCTATACGGCCACCAGAGAGCTCATAGGCGATCTTAATCTGCATACGGTCTGCCAGTCGGCCAAGTGTCCGAACATGTTCGAGTGCTTTTCCAGCCGCACGGCCACATTTCTCATTCTGGGCGGTACCTGCACGCGCAACTGCGCCTTCTGCAATATTGAACCGGGTGACGTACTGCCCCCCGACGCCGGTGAACCGCAGCGCGTTGCGCTGGCTGCAGCGCGGCTGGAACTGAAGCATGTGGTCATAACATCCGTCACCCGCGACGACCTGCCCGACGGCGGTGCCGCCCACTTTGCAGCCACCATACAGGCCGTGCGCAGCCGGCTGCCCCGCTGCACGGTGGAAGTGCTCATACCCGACTTTCAGGGAGATGCCGCAGCCCTGCAGACAGTGCTGCAAGCCCGCCCCGACGTGCTGAACCACAACGTGGAAACCCCGCCCGCGCATTACAGCCGCATACGCCCGCAGGCAGACTATAGTCAGAGCCTTGAGCTGCTGCGCAGAGCACGCGCAGCCGGTTTTACCGTAAAAAGCGGACTGATGACCGGACTGGGGGAAACGGACGCCGAGGTGCTCGGTGTCATTGACGATCTTTGCGCCACGGGCTGCAACATAGTAACCGTGGGGCAGTATATGCGGCCTTCGCGCAGCCACCCCGCAGTACAGCGGTATGTCCATCCCGACATGTTCGAAGAGTATGCGGCTTACGGACGCGCACGGGGCATACCGCATATGTTCTGCGCTCCTCTGGTGCGCAGCAGCTACAATGCATCCATGTTCGTGCAGGAAAAAAACTGA
- the recJ gene encoding single-stranded-DNA-specific exonuclease RecJ, with amino-acid sequence MAKNWIPRGTEPLPGETALWAERLGVSELLVQLLWTRGLHTPEDMDVYLSPGLRHLAPPDCWPGLAQAAAVLDDGLAQGLPFAVWGDYDVDGVTSVALVKSFLAAHGIAARHHIPNRFEEGYGMNVAWVERLAQEGVRLLLTVDCGISDHESVARARELGMTVVVSDHHLPGESLPQAHAICNPRLADCPCPALAGVGVAFFLMAALNSRLAQRTGVKADIRPLLDLVALGTIADVVDLSGQNRILVKNGLLVMTEAGRPGIAALKEVSGYSVSASLGAGQVAFGLAPRINAAGRLGEADTALSLLLAPDYAAAAPLAARLDAMNQERKEEEERILEEAREQAAAQQDRMGLVLYAPHWHAGVIGIVASRIVEEFYRPTLILCDEGGVVKGSGRSTAEFHLHEGLTRCADLLLGFGGHRQAAGMSLDHAGVDALRERFHAVVVESCGPHPLTASLKVDAELGFARASDFAMLKELELLQPFGMGNAEPTFSSPVLEVRGNRRFGKNHMQLELLDPSCGVTLRAKAWRQADNLPRDMRGRKMRLAYTPRIDRYNGLASVDLRIKDWELS; translated from the coding sequence GTGGCTAAAAACTGGATACCGCGCGGGACAGAACCTCTGCCCGGTGAAACGGCCCTGTGGGCTGAGCGTCTGGGTGTTTCCGAACTGCTGGTGCAACTGCTGTGGACACGGGGCCTGCACACGCCTGAAGACATGGATGTGTATCTGAGCCCGGGGCTGCGCCACCTCGCCCCGCCGGACTGCTGGCCGGGACTTGCACAGGCGGCCGCAGTGCTGGATGACGGGCTGGCGCAGGGACTGCCGTTTGCCGTATGGGGCGACTACGACGTGGACGGCGTGACATCCGTCGCGCTGGTTAAAAGTTTTCTGGCCGCGCACGGCATCGCGGCGCGCCATCATATTCCCAACCGCTTTGAAGAAGGCTACGGCATGAACGTGGCATGGGTGGAGCGGCTGGCGCAGGAGGGGGTGCGTCTGCTGCTGACTGTGGACTGCGGCATATCCGACCATGAATCCGTTGCCCGTGCCCGCGAACTGGGAATGACCGTGGTTGTTTCCGACCACCATCTGCCGGGTGAAAGTCTGCCGCAGGCACACGCCATCTGCAACCCGCGTCTGGCGGACTGCCCCTGTCCTGCGCTGGCAGGAGTTGGCGTGGCGTTTTTTCTCATGGCTGCACTCAACAGCAGGCTGGCACAGCGCACCGGTGTAAAAGCGGATATCCGCCCCCTGCTTGATCTGGTGGCGCTGGGCACCATTGCCGATGTGGTCGATCTTTCCGGTCAGAACAGGATTCTGGTGAAAAACGGCCTGCTGGTAATGACTGAAGCGGGACGCCCCGGCATAGCCGCGCTGAAGGAAGTGAGCGGATACAGTGTTTCCGCCTCTCTGGGTGCCGGTCAGGTTGCTTTCGGACTGGCACCGCGCATCAATGCGGCAGGCAGGCTGGGAGAAGCTGATACGGCTCTTTCGCTGCTGCTGGCACCGGACTATGCGGCGGCTGCTCCGCTTGCCGCCCGTCTGGATGCCATGAATCAGGAACGCAAAGAAGAGGAAGAGCGCATTCTGGAGGAAGCCAGAGAGCAGGCCGCAGCACAGCAGGACCGGATGGGACTGGTATTGTACGCGCCCCACTGGCATGCGGGTGTCATAGGCATTGTGGCTTCACGCATTGTGGAAGAGTTTTACCGCCCCACGCTTATCCTGTGCGATGAGGGCGGCGTGGTGAAAGGCTCGGGCCGCAGCACGGCGGAATTTCATCTGCACGAGGGACTGACCCGCTGCGCTGACCTGCTGCTGGGCTTTGGCGGACACCGGCAGGCGGCAGGCATGAGTCTTGACCACGCCGGAGTTGATGCCCTGCGTGAGCGCTTTCATGCCGTTGTGGTCGAGTCTTGCGGTCCGCATCCTCTGACGGCGTCGCTCAAGGTGGATGCCGAGCTTGGTTTTGCGCGGGCTTCCGATTTTGCCATGCTCAAGGAGCTGGAACTGCTGCAGCCGTTCGGCATGGGTAACGCGGAACCGACATTTTCGTCACCTGTGCTTGAAGTGCGCGGTAACCGCCGGTTCGGCAAAAATCATATGCAGCTGGAACTGCTGGACCCGTCATGCGGGGTGACCCTGCGGGCAAAGGCATGGCGGCAGGCCGATAACCTGCCACGCGACATGCGCGGCAGAAAAATGCGTCTTGCCTACACTCCGCGCATCGACAGATACAACGGCCTTGCCTCGGTTGATCTGCGCATCAAGGACTGGGAACTTTCCTGA
- a CDS encoding HDOD domain-containing protein: MNRQDRAHAFLQRALEAQAALPVDHGLMRDLFAGTGDDSRLSLSEVGELVSRDPSLAVRILSLANSAYYGLQAEVTTVGRAVTVLGMREVRNLVLALGFSSVARMHPLPDRFCTAGYWLHQLRVAAFCRIIAAGTEDLDPEMLYTAGLLHDIGKLFIAALAPDDWLGIRGLARQESLPDCKAEERWWGLDHALAGARVLAYWQLPAALTEPISWHHGPHFADAAHARGAGAVQLADALLLAFERGTPPPAAALQLLKEYTADAGRLQMALEAQFAGERIGQLAALLG; this comes from the coding sequence GTGAACAGACAGGACAGGGCACATGCGTTTCTGCAGCGGGCACTGGAAGCTCAGGCGGCGCTTCCCGTGGATCACGGGCTTATGCGCGATCTGTTTGCGGGAACCGGTGATGACTCCCGGCTTTCGCTTTCCGAGGTTGGCGAACTGGTCAGCCGCGACCCTTCGCTGGCCGTGCGTATTCTTTCTCTGGCCAATTCCGCCTATTACGGTCTGCAGGCCGAGGTAACCACCGTGGGGCGCGCCGTGACCGTGCTGGGTATGCGCGAGGTGCGCAATCTGGTACTGGCTTTGGGATTTTCCTCCGTGGCGCGCATGCATCCTCTGCCGGACCGGTTCTGTACCGCCGGCTACTGGCTGCATCAGCTGCGCGTGGCGGCATTCTGCCGTATAATAGCGGCTGGCACCGAAGATCTTGATCCCGAAATGCTGTACACTGCCGGGCTGCTGCATGATATCGGCAAACTGTTCATAGCGGCGCTGGCTCCGGATGACTGGCTCGGCATACGCGGGCTGGCACGGCAGGAATCGCTGCCGGACTGCAAGGCCGAAGAGCGCTGGTGGGGCCTTGACCATGCGCTGGCCGGTGCCCGTGTGCTGGCTTACTGGCAGCTGCCCGCGGCACTGACGGAACCCATCAGCTGGCATCACGGCCCGCATTTTGCCGATGCCGCGCATGCGCGCGGGGCAGGTGCCGTGCAACTGGCCGATGCCCTGCTTCTTGCCTTTGAGCGTGGTACGCCGCCTCCGGCTGCGGCGCTGCAGCTGCTCAAAGAGTACACTGCCGATGCCGGCCGGTTGCAGATGGCGCTGGAAGCCCAGTTTGCGGGTGAGCGCATCGGGCAGCTGGCCGCGCTGCTTGGCTGA
- a CDS encoding tetratricopeptide repeat protein, translating to MQQEQGAAAGGRQEKKRIKGVFSTQEVRKVGTGTTTRKTIQKAFWMVEELDDGVVEVQPLNSNYIPSGPKRKVALDDVLSTFQPEPEFYVQTVFPKMQELNKTVARADRHRSRGEHFSAEFEYGNALKVDEENVRANFGLGLTYLERGESAKADNIFERLVKLEAAFEPEHKHLFNEFGISLRKNKMFEQAIEYYERALELSGSDENLQYNMARACLEMKDYTRTMEHLLKCLDANPSLEAAGKFLAWMKAKDLVPQEMKGAALDMLRRIKAAQEQGQNGGAEQQAPEARDGKPAAEQDTAKPEENGAATPIEL from the coding sequence ATGCAGCAGGAACAAGGCGCAGCTGCCGGCGGCAGGCAGGAAAAAAAACGTATCAAAGGCGTTTTTTCCACGCAGGAAGTCCGTAAGGTGGGCACGGGAACCACGACCCGTAAAACCATTCAGAAAGCATTCTGGATGGTGGAGGAACTGGACGACGGTGTGGTGGAGGTGCAGCCCCTGAACAGCAACTACATTCCTTCCGGTCCCAAGCGCAAGGTGGCTTTGGACGATGTGCTGAGCACCTTTCAGCCCGAACCGGAATTCTATGTGCAGACTGTGTTTCCCAAAATGCAGGAACTGAACAAAACCGTGGCCCGTGCCGACAGGCACCGTTCACGGGGCGAGCATTTCAGCGCGGAGTTTGAATACGGCAATGCCCTGAAGGTGGACGAAGAAAACGTGCGTGCCAACTTCGGGCTGGGACTTACCTATCTTGAACGGGGAGAATCGGCCAAGGCGGACAATATCTTTGAGCGGCTGGTCAAGCTGGAGGCGGCATTTGAGCCGGAGCACAAGCACCTGTTCAACGAATTCGGTATCAGTCTGCGCAAAAACAAGATGTTCGAGCAGGCCATCGAGTACTACGAACGTGCGCTGGAGCTTTCCGGCAGCGATGAAAACCTGCAGTACAACATGGCGCGGGCCTGTCTGGAGATGAAAGACTATACACGCACCATGGAGCACCTGCTCAAATGTCTGGATGCCAACCCCTCGCTGGAAGCGGCAGGCAAGTTTCTGGCATGGATGAAAGCCAAGGATCTTGTTCCGCAGGAGATGAAAGGTGCCGCGCTGGACATGCTGCGCCGCATCAAGGCTGCACAGGAACAGGGACAGAACGGCGGCGCAGAACAGCAGGCGCCGGAAGCACGGGACGGGAAGCCGGCTGCGGAACAGGATACGGCAAAGCCCGAAGAAAACGGAGCGGCCACGCCCATAGAATTGTAG
- the pyrF gene encoding orotidine-5'-phosphate decarboxylase, translating to MPELVVALDYPESEQAVAMAARLQGSCPWVKVGLELYTAAGPDILRRLKDMGFSVFLDLKFFDIPNTVRGAVRSSVCAGADMVNIHLLGGARMAQAAVQGLQEGCERKGLAAPPVLLGVTVLTSMAQQDLPAGLDLPLDSVVDVLARSGREWGLNGVVCSGYEVESIKKSCGTDYICLTPGIRPAAADDDQRRTMTPQQAARAGSDYLVVGRPVTGAADPAGAAYSIMESVRQA from the coding sequence ATGCCGGAACTTGTGGTTGCTCTTGATTATCCTGAAAGCGAACAGGCTGTTGCCATGGCTGCACGGCTGCAAGGAAGCTGCCCCTGGGTCAAGGTGGGGCTTGAACTGTACACGGCCGCCGGGCCGGACATCCTGCGCCGTCTCAAAGACATGGGTTTTTCTGTTTTTCTCGATCTGAAGTTTTTCGACATTCCCAATACCGTCCGCGGTGCGGTGCGTTCATCGGTCTGCGCCGGTGCGGACATGGTCAACATTCATCTGCTGGGGGGCGCCCGTATGGCGCAGGCCGCCGTGCAGGGGCTGCAGGAAGGCTGTGAACGCAAGGGGCTTGCTGCGCCGCCGGTGCTGCTGGGCGTGACAGTGCTTACCAGTATGGCCCAGCAGGATCTGCCTGCCGGTCTTGACCTGCCGCTGGACAGCGTGGTGGATGTGCTGGCGCGCTCCGGCAGAGAGTGGGGCTTGAACGGTGTCGTGTGTTCGGGGTATGAAGTTGAAAGCATCAAAAAAAGCTGCGGTACAGACTACATCTGTCTTACTCCGGGCATCCGGCCCGCCGCGGCGGATGACGACCAGCGCAGAACCATGACCCCGCAGCAGGCTGCGCGGGCCGGTTCCGACTATCTGGTTGTGGGCAGACCCGTTACCGGAGCCGCTGACCCGGCCGGGGCCGCGTACAGCATCATGGAATCTGTCCGGCAGGCGTAG
- the gmk gene encoding guanylate kinase translates to MVRPRSGIVLVLCAPSGTGKTTLTRRLLEEFPRFAFSVSYTTRQPRAGEEHGREYNFVDEETFIRLRDEGFFAEWAEVHGNFYGTPLEDTRQLLARGRDVLFDIDVQGAAQLRGSLKQGCYVFILPPSGAELERRLRARGTDPEDTIRRRLANARRELQQAHWFNAWIVNDNLEQAYDELRAAYLAATLSPTCRPELVDELLQDWR, encoded by the coding sequence ATGGTCCGTCCCCGTTCCGGCATAGTGCTGGTGCTCTGCGCGCCCTCTGGCACAGGAAAAACCACGCTTACCCGCCGCCTGCTGGAAGAATTCCCCCGGTTTGCCTTTTCTGTATCCTACACCACACGCCAGCCGCGTGCGGGCGAAGAGCACGGGCGCGAATACAACTTTGTCGATGAAGAAACGTTCATCCGGCTGCGTGATGAAGGCTTTTTTGCCGAATGGGCCGAAGTGCACGGAAATTTTTACGGAACCCCGCTGGAAGACACCCGCCAGCTGCTGGCCCGCGGGCGTGATGTGCTTTTTGACATCGATGTGCAGGGCGCGGCGCAGCTGCGTGGTTCGCTTAAGCAGGGCTGCTATGTGTTTATTCTGCCGCCGTCCGGTGCCGAGCTTGAGCGCCGGCTGCGTGCCAGAGGCACCGACCCCGAAGATACCATCCGCCGTCGTCTGGCCAACGCCCGCCGCGAACTGCAGCAGGCCCACTGGTTCAACGCCTGGATAGTGAATGACAATCTGGAGCAGGCGTATGACGAGTTGCGTGCCGCGTATCTGGCTGCCACCCTGTCGCCCACCTGCCGCCCGGAACTGGTGGACGAACTGCTGCAGGATTGGAGATGA